The proteins below are encoded in one region of Segatella copri:
- the fldA gene encoding flavodoxin FldA translates to MKTTIVIYGSSTGSCQSIAETIASKLGVEAVDVANIDDATITSHENLLLGTSTWGAGEMQDDWYDGVKTLKSAGLAGKTVALFGCGDSESYPDTFCGGMKELYDAAVEAGATVLPGVSTDGYTYDDSEAIDGDKFLGLALDEVNEDDKTEERIDAWLEDIKPSL, encoded by the coding sequence ATGAAAACAACAATCGTAATTTATGGCTCTTCTACTGGCTCATGCCAGTCGATTGCCGAAACCATCGCCTCTAAGTTGGGCGTGGAAGCTGTAGATGTAGCTAACATCGATGACGCTACTATCACAAGTCATGAGAATCTTCTTCTCGGTACTTCTACCTGGGGTGCCGGTGAGATGCAGGATGATTGGTATGATGGCGTGAAGACATTGAAGAGTGCCGGCTTGGCTGGCAAGACCGTGGCCCTGTTTGGTTGTGGCGACAGCGAGTCTTACCCTGATACATTCTGTGGCGGCATGAAGGAACTCTATGATGCTGCCGTTGAGGCTGGCGCTACCGTATTGCCTGGCGTTTCTACAGACGGATACACCTATGATGACAGTGAGGCGATTGATGGCGACAAGTTCCTGGGACTCGCACTCGACGAGGTGAACGAGGACGACAAGACAGAGGAGCGTATCGATGCCTGGCTCGAGGACATCAAACCATCGCTATAA
- a CDS encoding PepSY-like domain-containing protein: protein MADRFRICIIDIGSRDYGINIVILNDNIMKMKRTFITAFFAMLLVVFSVSCSSEEKEFDYAALPMSAQQFVKQYFADASYSRVEKEKDNGFWEYEVLLSDGSKVEFNEKGEWTSVECKYSEIPVGIIPTVIAEDIAKKYPDLKPYKIEKEVGGYEIDISGYDLYYSYKGMFIRAEIDK from the coding sequence GTGGCTGATAGATTTCGAATCTGTATCATAGATATTGGTTCTAGAGATTATGGTATAAATATAGTAATTTTAAATGATAACATTATGAAAATGAAACGAACATTTATTACTGCATTCTTTGCGATGTTACTTGTAGTTTTTTCAGTTTCATGCAGCAGTGAAGAGAAAGAGTTTGATTATGCAGCATTGCCGATGTCGGCACAGCAGTTTGTAAAGCAATATTTTGCTGATGCATCATACAGCCGTGTGGAAAAGGAGAAAGATAATGGCTTTTGGGAATATGAAGTATTGCTCAGTGATGGCTCTAAAGTGGAGTTTAATGAGAAGGGAGAGTGGACGAGTGTTGAGTGCAAATACTCTGAGATCCCTGTAGGCATTATTCCTACTGTCATAGCTGAGGATATTGCAAAGAAATATCCTGATTTGAAGCCTTACAAAATTGAAAAAGAGGTTGGCGGATATGAAATTGATATTTCTGGTTACGACCTCTATTACAGCTATAAAGGTATGTTCATACGTGCTGAAATTGACAAATAA
- a CDS encoding DUF2023 family protein: MQQEIATPVDLKVLMNHIYEYKKGVRRLVLYTFNKKYESFAITRLERQNIDYIIQPVGNDRLNLFFGKKECLDAIRMIITKPLCQLTPEEDFILGAMLGYDICAQCERYCERKKKVC, encoded by the coding sequence ATGCAGCAGGAAATCGCAACACCAGTAGATTTGAAGGTTCTGATGAATCATATATATGAATATAAGAAGGGCGTGCGCCGCCTGGTGCTCTACACCTTCAACAAGAAATATGAGTCTTTTGCCATAACTAGATTAGAGCGTCAGAACATTGATTATATCATCCAGCCGGTTGGCAACGACCGTCTGAATCTCTTCTTTGGTAAGAAGGAATGCCTGGATGCTATCCGCATGATAATCACCAAACCGTTGTGCCAGCTTACACCGGAAGAGGATTTCATCTTGGGTGCCATGCTGGGATATGACATCTGTGCCCAATGCGAACGCTATTGTGAGCGGAAGAAGAAGGTTTGCTAA